A DNA window from Sulfitobacter noctilucicola contains the following coding sequences:
- the prmC gene encoding peptide chain release factor N(5)-glutamine methyltransferase, with amino-acid sequence MAAAAARLRAAGVPDPARDARMLLAHAASVDAARVTLIAPEEIAPEIAERFENLISLRAVRVPVSQLVGSRAFYGRDFRISRDVLDPRPETETLIDLALSAPFETVLDLGTGSGCILVSLLAENTEARGVGVDLSEAACLQASANAVMHGVAARADIYQSDWFAEVQGRFDLIVANPPYLAMAEMDGVAPELRDHEPHMALTDGLDGLSAYRIIAQQAQGFLTTSGRVMVEIGWQQGAAVQAIFRDSGWAGVDLALDLDGRARVVCAGQPA; translated from the coding sequence ATGGCGGCAGCGGCTGCGCGGTTGCGGGCAGCAGGTGTGCCGGACCCTGCGCGGGACGCGCGGATGCTGTTGGCCCACGCGGCATCTGTTGATGCGGCCCGCGTGACCCTTATCGCACCCGAAGAAATTGCCCCCGAGATTGCCGAGCGGTTCGAGAACCTCATTTCTTTGAGAGCTGTGCGCGTGCCGGTGTCGCAGCTTGTGGGTTCCCGCGCATTTTATGGCCGTGACTTCCGTATCAGCCGCGATGTGCTTGATCCGAGACCCGAAACGGAAACCCTGATTGATCTGGCGCTAAGCGCACCCTTTGAGACGGTCCTTGATCTTGGAACCGGCTCGGGCTGTATTCTGGTCAGCCTGCTGGCCGAGAATACGGAGGCGCGTGGTGTGGGAGTTGATCTGTCCGAGGCGGCCTGTTTGCAAGCCAGCGCCAATGCGGTGATGCACGGTGTGGCTGCACGGGCGGACATCTACCAGTCTGACTGGTTCGCTGAGGTGCAGGGGCGTTTTGATCTGATTGTTGCGAATCCACCTTATCTGGCGATGGCTGAAATGGATGGTGTCGCACCTGAATTGCGCGATCACGAGCCGCACATGGCGCTGACGGACGGGCTGGACGGCTTGTCGGCCTACAGGATCATTGCACAACAGGCGCAAGGGTTTTTGACAACATCAGGCCGTGTGATGGTCGAAATCGGCTGGCAGCAAGGTGCCGCTGTGCAAGCAATTTTTCGCGATTCCGGTTGGGCTGGCGTTGATCTGGCGCTGGATCTCGATGGCCGA